One Bos indicus isolate NIAB-ARS_2022 breed Sahiwal x Tharparkar chromosome 10, NIAB-ARS_B.indTharparkar_mat_pri_1.0, whole genome shotgun sequence DNA window includes the following coding sequences:
- the F2R gene encoding proteinase-activated receptor 1, whose protein sequence is MGPRWLLLWAAGLGLCSPLVSARTRGPRPGTDPTNGTLGPRSFFLRNSNDGYEQFPLPEDEDSSEGEFTEDRLSSGNRSSPPQKSPPGFISKSASGYLTSAWLTVFIPSVYTGVFLVSLPLNIMAVVVFVLKMKVKKPAVVYMLHLAAADVLFVCVLPFKISYYFSGSDWRFGSAMCRFVTAAFYGNMYASIMLMTAISVDRFLAVVYPIQSLSWRTLGRASFICLAIWAMAIAGVAPLLLQEQATQVPGLNITACHDVLNQTLLEGYYSYYFSAFSAVFFFVPLTLSTVCYVSIIRCLSSSTVANQNKKSRALLLSAAVFCIFILCFGPTNILLLLHYAFLSSDPMTEAAYFAYLLCVCVSSISCCIDPLIYYYASSECQRHLFAILHCKESSDPGSCNSSGQLMPSKMDTCSSNLSSSLYKKLLT, encoded by the coding sequence ggACAGACCCAACAAACGGTACTCTGGGTCCTCGGTCTTTCTTTCTCAGGAATTCCAATGACGGATATGAACAATTCCCACTGCCAGAGGACGAGGACTCGAGTGAAGGTGAATTCACAGAAGACAGATTAAGCTCAGGCAACAGAAGCAGCCCTCCTCAAAAGTCACCCCCTGGGTTTATCTCCAAATCCGCCTCAGGATATCTGACCAGCGCCTGGCTGACTGTCTTTATCCCCTCAGTCTACACGGGCGTGTTCCTCGTCAGCCTTCCTCTGAACATCATGGCCGTCGTGGTGTTCGTCTTGAAGATGAAGGTCAAGAAGCCGGCCGTGGTGTACATGCTGCACCTGGCCGCGGCAGACGTACTCTTCGTGTGTGTGCTTCCGTTCAAGATCAGCTACTACTTCTCCGGAAGCGACTGGAGGTTCGGGTCTGCCATGTGCCGCTTCGTCACGGCGGCCTTCTACGGGAACATGTACGCCTCCATCATGCTCATGACGGCCATCAGCGTCGACCGCTTCCTGGCCGTGGTGTACCCCATCCAGTCCCTCTCCTGGCGGACCCTGGGGCGCGCTTCCTTCATCTGCCTGGCCATCTGGGCCATGGCCATCGCGGGGGTGGCGCCCCTGCTCCTGCAGGAGCAGGCCACCCAGGTGCCGGGGCTCAACATCACCGCCTGCCACGACGTGCTCAACCAGACGCTGCTGGAAGGCTACTACTCGTACTACTTCTCCGCCTTCTCCGCCGTCTTCTTCTTCGTGCCGCTTACCCTTTCCACCGTCTGTTACGTGTCCATCATCCGATGCCTCAGCTCTTCCACGGTTGCCAACCAGAACAAGAAGTCCCGGGCTTTGCTCCTGTCCGCGGCTGTCTTCTGCATCTTCATCCTTTGCTTTGGACCCACAAACATCCTTCTGCTTCTCCACTACGCGTTCCTTTCCTCTGATCCCATGACAGAGGCCGCCTACTTTGCCTACCTCCTGTGTGTCTGCGTCAGCAGCATAAGCTGTTGCATCGACCCCTTGATATACTACTATGCTTCCTCGGAGTGCCAGAGGCACCTCTTTGCTATCTTACACTGCAAAGAAAGTTCAGATCCCGGCAGCTGTAACAGCAGCGGTCAGCTGATGCCAAGTAAAATGGACACCTGCTCTAGTAACCTGAGTAGCAGTCTATACAAAAAGCTCTTAACTTAG